The following proteins come from a genomic window of Dehalococcoidia bacterium:
- a CDS encoding glycosyltransferase family 2 protein → MKNMGISVLITVLLPAYNEEASIGETIKSIRQLYPNFEVLVVDDGSTDQTMRIAVEAGANVWPHPYNIGNGAAVKTGLRCASGDWVVMMDADGQHNPADIGRLLEHRERYDMIVGARGRISQANLHRNIANRIYNALASYVTKFKVEDLTSGFRAVRTETARKFIYLLPNTFSYPSTLTLAYLRSGRSIKYVPIKTGTRKGKSKISLLRDGVRFFLIITKVATLFSPFRVFLPISFFFFLAGIGYYVFTFITSHRFTNMSAVLLTSSVIIFMMGLISEQISQMRYERTERD, encoded by the coding sequence ATGAAAAATATGGGGATCTCTGTGCTAATTACCGTTCTTTTGCCCGCCTACAACGAAGAAGCGAGCATCGGTGAGACGATCAAGTCTATCCGGCAGCTCTATCCCAACTTTGAGGTCCTGGTCGTCGATGACGGCTCGACAGACCAGACCATGCGGATCGCTGTCGAGGCGGGGGCCAATGTCTGGCCCCATCCGTACAATATCGGCAACGGTGCAGCCGTTAAAACCGGCCTTCGCTGTGCCTCCGGAGACTGGGTGGTGATGATGGATGCCGATGGCCAGCACAACCCCGCCGATATCGGCCGGCTCTTGGAGCACCGGGAACGCTATGATATGATAGTCGGAGCGCGCGGCCGCATCTCCCAGGCCAACCTGCACCGCAACATCGCCAACCGAATCTATAACGCTTTGGCTTCGTACGTTACCAAATTCAAAGTGGAAGACCTCACTTCCGGTTTTCGAGCGGTCAGGACTGAAACTGCCAGGAAATTCATTTACTTGCTCCCCAACACCTTTTCCTACCCTTCCACATTGACGCTCGCTTATCTCCGGAGCGGCAGAAGCATTAAATACGTGCCGATTAAAACGGGCACTCGGAAAGGGAAAAGCAAAATCAGTTTGCTGCGGGATGGAGTCCGCTTCTTTTTGATCATCACCAAGGTTGCCACCCTTTTTTCACCTTTCCGGGTATTCTTGCCCATCAGCTTTTTCTTTTTCCTCGCGGGGATCGGTTATTACGTTTTTACGTTCATCACCTCGCATCGTTTCACCAACATGTCCGCCGTGCTGCTGACCAGCTCGGTGATCATTTTCATGATGGGACTCATCTCCGAGCAAATTTCACAAATGCGTTACGAACGAACGGAAAGAGACTGA
- a CDS encoding SDR family oxidoreductase: MTARALITGITGMVGSHLADYLLEHTDWDIFGMCRWRSPLDNVAHLLERANRRDRLYFIEGDLTDYLSLQQAVDKSRPDYVFHLAAQSYPKTSFTAPLQTLDTNILGTERLLEALRHCKDVDPVIHVCSSSEVFGRVPKENLPIDEECSFHPASPYSISKIGTDLIGRFHAEAYGQKVMVTRMFTHTGPRRGDVFAESTFAKQIAMIEQGLIPPVVKTGNLDSLRTWSDVRDAVRAYYLLVTVNPIPGAYYNIGGTFSCTVGRMLDFLISISTKKEIEVQVDPERIRPLDADLQVPDTGKFRAHTGWKPEIPFEKTIHDLLVYWRERITRGCYLTR, encoded by the coding sequence ATGACCGCACGGGCTCTTATCACTGGTATTACCGGCATGGTCGGATCGCACCTCGCCGACTACTTGCTCGAGCATACTGACTGGGATATTTTCGGCATGTGCCGCTGGCGCAGTCCGCTTGACAATGTCGCCCATCTTCTGGAACGGGCTAACCGGCGGGATCGGCTTTATTTCATCGAAGGCGACCTGACCGATTACCTTTCCCTCCAGCAAGCGGTGGATAAAAGCCGCCCTGACTACGTCTTCCACTTGGCAGCCCAAAGCTATCCGAAAACCAGCTTTACTGCTCCGCTCCAGACGCTGGACACTAACATCCTTGGCACCGAGCGGCTTCTCGAGGCGCTCCGGCACTGCAAGGATGTTGATCCTGTCATTCATGTCTGCTCTTCCTCCGAAGTTTTCGGCCGGGTGCCGAAGGAAAATCTGCCCATTGATGAAGAATGCTCGTTCCATCCGGCTTCTCCCTATTCTATTTCCAAGATCGGCACCGACCTCATTGGCAGGTTCCATGCCGAGGCCTACGGCCAGAAAGTCATGGTCACCCGCATGTTCACCCATACCGGACCGCGGCGGGGTGATGTCTTTGCCGAATCGACATTTGCCAAGCAGATAGCCATGATCGAGCAGGGCTTGATTCCGCCGGTGGTGAAAACCGGCAATCTCGATTCGCTCAGAACCTGGTCTGACGTGCGTGATGCTGTGCGGGCCTATTACCTGCTGGTCACAGTGAATCCGATCCCGGGAGCTTATTACAATATCGGCGGCACCTTTTCCTGCACTGTAGGACGCATGCTCGACTTTCTTATTTCGATCTCGACGAAGAAGGAGATTGAGGTGCAAGTTGATCCGGAACGGATACGTCCCCTTGACGCTGATCTCCAAGTCCCTGACACGGGGAAATTCAGAGCCCACACCGGTTGGAAGCCGGAAATACCTTTCGAGAAAACAATACACGATCTTTTAGTGTACTGGCGCGAACGGATAACACGAGGATGCTACCTGACAAGGTAG